A region from the uncultured Draconibacterium sp. genome encodes:
- a CDS encoding Crp/Fnr family transcriptional regulator, with protein sequence MTDYSQIIKSPLFQGIPEEECRMLFSKIHYQLRKFEKNELVVQGGEEVRYLLVVLSGSVRGEMIDYSGKTVKIEDIEAPRPLASAFLFGKENKFPVTVTANQKAELLAIPVAEFLKLLQLNTRLLRNYLNSISTRAQFLSQKLHFLSFKTIKEKVAHFLLQQAGEKFHSFDLKNTQQQLAELFGVTRPSLARVLGEMQNDELIKIEKKTVTLLDKKGLNKLLLNG encoded by the coding sequence ATGACAGATTATTCTCAGATTATTAAAAGTCCCTTGTTTCAAGGTATTCCGGAAGAAGAATGCCGGATGTTGTTTTCAAAAATTCATTACCAGTTGCGTAAATTTGAGAAAAATGAATTGGTGGTACAAGGAGGCGAAGAGGTGCGATACCTGCTGGTAGTACTTTCAGGAAGTGTGCGTGGCGAAATGATTGATTACTCGGGGAAAACTGTAAAAATTGAGGATATTGAAGCTCCGCGGCCCTTGGCTTCTGCCTTTTTATTTGGGAAAGAAAATAAGTTTCCGGTAACTGTAACGGCTAACCAAAAGGCCGAATTACTGGCTATTCCGGTTGCCGAATTTTTAAAACTGTTGCAATTAAATACGCGCCTGCTGCGCAATTACCTCAACAGCATTTCAACGCGTGCTCAGTTTCTTTCGCAAAAGCTGCATTTTTTAAGTTTTAAAACCATAAAAGAAAAGGTGGCTCACTTTCTGCTGCAGCAGGCCGGCGAAAAGTTTCATTCGTTTGATCTTAAAAATACACAGCAGCAGCTTGCCGAATTGTTTGGCGTTACCCGGCCCTCGTTAGCACGCGTACTGGGCGAAATGCAGAACGATGAACTGATTAAAATTGAGAAAAAGACCGTTACCCTGTTGGATAAAAAAGGCTTAAATAAATTATTGTTGAATGGATAA
- the pgeF gene encoding peptidoglycan editing factor PgeF, with translation MDKFVRYQLFKPYQQLMAFTTTKYTLPVKNIRYSHNPQNKEKLALALQLQTNQLVFPDQTHSSCVAEINTAPTTKIAETDALVSNKPGLCLCVQTADCVPLLLFDPEAMVIAAVHAGWRGTVGRIVEKALESMVANFGASAKNTIVVIGPSVGPAVYEVGSEVVAAAHKNIPQAEKTLHKNGSGKFHFNLWEANRQLLLKNGVQEHNIEVLKTCSFSESEKYFSARRDGVETGRMVSGIMLKA, from the coding sequence ATGGATAAGTTTGTTCGTTACCAGCTATTCAAGCCATATCAACAGCTAATGGCTTTTACCACAACAAAATATACTTTACCGGTAAAAAATATAAGGTACAGCCACAATCCCCAAAACAAAGAAAAACTGGCTCTAGCGCTGCAGCTACAAACAAACCAACTGGTTTTTCCCGATCAGACTCACAGCTCTTGTGTTGCTGAAATAAACACCGCTCCAACAACAAAAATAGCCGAAACTGATGCTTTGGTTAGCAATAAACCGGGTTTGTGTTTGTGCGTGCAAACGGCCGATTGTGTTCCGCTGTTGCTTTTTGATCCTGAAGCAATGGTTATTGCTGCAGTGCATGCCGGATGGCGCGGCACTGTTGGCCGAATTGTTGAAAAGGCACTCGAAAGCATGGTGGCAAATTTTGGTGCTTCTGCCAAAAATACCATTGTGGTAATAGGCCCGTCAGTTGGTCCTGCCGTTTACGAAGTTGGCAGCGAGGTGGTGGCTGCTGCACATAAAAATATTCCCCAGGCCGAAAAGACGCTGCATAAAAACGGGTCGGGCAAATTTCATTTTAACCTTTGGGAAGCCAATCGGCAATTACTCTTGAAAAACGGGGTGCAGGAGCATAATATTGAAGTGCTTAAAACCTGTTCTTTTTCCGAATCAGAAAAGTATTTCTCGGCACGCCGCGATGGAGTAGAAACCGGGCGGATGGTTTCGGGAATAATGCTGAAAGCATAA
- the hcp gene encoding hydroxylamine reductase produces MFCFQCQEAAKGTGCTIAGVCGKTSDVANLQDTLLYVLKGVCWYNEKLRNVGANPKKVDKIVFDGLFSTITNANFDAAVFTKRIIKALQLRNELHVLSKEAGVALPEELPAIATWTGNTTEEFEAKAEEVGVLSTENEDIRSLRELIIYGVKGLAAYAEHAYNLGSQKDEIFAFMQRALVATTEDLSVDQLVALTLETGKFGVDVMALLDAANTGSYGNPEATKVNIGVRNNPAILISGHDMKDMEELLKQTEGTGVDVYTHSEMLPAHYYPAFKKYDHLVGNYGNAWWKQNTEFESFNGPILFTTNCIVPPKASATYTDRIYTTGTSGLDGAIHIPDRENGKMKDFSAIIEHAKKCAPPQEIETGEIVGGFAHAQVFVLADKIVDAVKSGAIKKFFVMAGCDGRMKSRDYYTQFAEQLPQDTVILTAGCAKYRYNKLPLGDIGGIPRVIDAGQCNDSYSLAVIALKLKEVFELNDINELPIAYNIAWYEQKAVIVLLALLHLGVKNIHLGPTLPAFLSPNVANVLVENFGIGGITEVEKDLEMFMSV; encoded by the coding sequence ATGTTTTGTTTTCAATGTCAGGAAGCAGCCAAAGGAACCGGCTGCACTATAGCAGGCGTTTGCGGAAAAACCAGCGATGTAGCCAATTTACAAGATACCTTGTTGTATGTTTTGAAAGGTGTTTGCTGGTACAACGAAAAGTTACGAAACGTTGGAGCTAACCCTAAAAAGGTAGACAAAATTGTTTTTGATGGTTTATTCAGCACCATTACCAATGCCAATTTTGATGCTGCTGTATTTACCAAACGTATCATTAAAGCACTTCAGCTGAGAAACGAGTTGCACGTATTGAGCAAAGAAGCAGGAGTGGCTTTGCCAGAAGAATTACCAGCCATTGCAACATGGACAGGCAACACTACTGAAGAGTTTGAAGCAAAAGCTGAAGAAGTTGGCGTTTTGAGTACTGAAAACGAAGACATCCGCTCGTTGCGCGAGTTAATTATTTATGGTGTAAAAGGACTGGCAGCTTATGCTGAACACGCTTACAACCTGGGAAGCCAAAAAGATGAGATTTTTGCTTTTATGCAACGTGCACTGGTTGCCACAACTGAAGATTTGAGTGTTGACCAACTGGTAGCACTTACCCTTGAAACCGGAAAATTCGGAGTTGATGTTATGGCATTATTGGATGCTGCCAACACGGGCTCTTACGGAAATCCGGAAGCTACAAAAGTGAATATCGGCGTACGCAACAATCCGGCAATTCTTATTTCAGGGCACGACATGAAAGACATGGAAGAGTTGCTGAAACAAACCGAAGGTACCGGCGTTGATGTATATACCCACAGCGAAATGTTGCCGGCTCACTACTATCCTGCTTTCAAAAAATACGATCACCTGGTTGGTAACTACGGAAATGCCTGGTGGAAACAAAATACGGAATTTGAAAGTTTTAACGGACCAATACTTTTTACAACAAACTGTATCGTTCCGCCAAAAGCATCGGCAACTTACACCGACCGGATTTACACAACCGGCACATCAGGTCTTGACGGCGCCATCCACATTCCGGATCGCGAAAACGGTAAAATGAAAGACTTTAGTGCAATTATTGAGCATGCCAAAAAATGCGCGCCACCACAAGAAATTGAAACCGGAGAGATTGTTGGAGGTTTTGCTCACGCTCAGGTTTTTGTATTGGCCGACAAAATTGTTGATGCCGTAAAATCGGGTGCTATCAAAAAGTTCTTTGTAATGGCCGGTTGCGACGGACGAATGAAAAGCCGCGATTACTACACTCAATTTGCCGAGCAGTTACCACAAGACACTGTAATTCTTACAGCCGGTTGTGCAAAATACCGTTACAACAAACTGCCTTTGGGCGATATCGGCGGTATTCCGCGTGTTATTGATGCCGGACAATGTAACGACTCTTACTCGCTGGCTGTAATTGCACTAAAACTAAAAGAAGTATTCGAATTAAACGACATTAATGAATTGCCAATAGCTTATAACATTGCCTGGTACGAGCAAAAAGCAGTAATTGTACTACTTGCCCTGTTGCACCTTGGTGTAAAAAATATTCACTTGGGCCCTACACTACCGGCATTCCTTTCGCCAAACGTTGCAAATGTTTTGGTTGAGAATTTTGGAATTGGAGGCATTACTGAAGTAGAAAAAGACCTGGAAATGTTTATGAGTGTATAA
- a CDS encoding transporter substrate-binding domain-containing protein, with amino-acid sequence MLKQYLGIASIALLFMVASCSSNKQQNKKSKKDLAVVDRDLEEIRKEGVLNVVTTYSSTSYFLYRGQPMGYEYDLLKRFAKHIGVDFKVEVSNNLDVMYEKLHQGDVDLIAHGLTITGKRKEFIRFSDYLYLTHQVLVQKKPDNWRKMRWSELQSSLIHDAIELIGDTVSVRANSSYLNRIDNLKDEMGGEIYVDTLSGDLSTDKIIEMVAKGEIKYTFADNNIASINASYYPNLDIRVPVSFSQRMAWAVRPNSESLLTELDNWIDSMKNGVEYYVIYNKYFKNERDFRRRENSELYSINHNRISEYDDLIQIYADSLGWDWRLYAAMIFQESKFNPTSESWAGAKGLMQMMPQTAEKYGVTDRTDPEMSMEGGTKVLQVLWDRFIDIPDSVQRIKFTMAAYNCGYSHVIDARVLAEEEGIDSYRWDECVEESMLKLSYPENYNKPFIKYGYVRGIEPVSYVKQIFSRYEHYCQLVE; translated from the coding sequence AAAAGATCTTGCGGTTGTTGACCGCGATTTGGAGGAAATTAGGAAAGAAGGGGTGTTAAACGTGGTAACTACGTACAGCAGTACCAGCTATTTTTTGTACCGCGGGCAACCTATGGGGTACGAATATGATTTGCTGAAACGATTTGCCAAACACATAGGCGTTGATTTTAAAGTGGAGGTGTCGAATAACTTAGATGTGATGTATGAGAAATTGCACCAGGGCGATGTTGACCTGATTGCACACGGACTTACCATTACCGGTAAACGAAAAGAGTTTATACGGTTTTCCGATTATTTATATTTGACCCACCAGGTTTTGGTACAAAAAAAACCCGATAATTGGCGAAAAATGAGGTGGAGCGAGCTTCAGAGTTCCTTGATTCACGACGCTATTGAACTCATAGGTGATACTGTTTCGGTGCGGGCCAATTCATCGTATCTAAACCGTATTGATAATCTTAAGGATGAGATGGGTGGCGAAATTTATGTTGATACACTTTCGGGCGATCTTTCAACTGATAAAATTATTGAAATGGTGGCTAAGGGCGAAATAAAATACACCTTTGCCGATAACAACATCGCTAGTATAAATGCCTCTTATTATCCCAATCTTGATATTCGTGTTCCGGTAAGTTTCTCGCAACGAATGGCATGGGCTGTGCGGCCTAATTCAGAGAGCCTATTAACAGAGCTGGATAACTGGATTGATTCGATGAAAAATGGTGTAGAATATTACGTGATTTATAATAAGTACTTTAAAAACGAACGTGATTTCAGGCGTCGTGAAAACAGCGAGTTGTACAGCATTAATCATAACCGGATAAGTGAATATGACGATTTAATACAAATATACGCTGATTCGTTGGGTTGGGATTGGCGTTTGTATGCTGCCATGATTTTCCAGGAATCGAAGTTTAATCCTACTTCCGAATCGTGGGCCGGAGCAAAAGGCCTGATGCAAATGATGCCACAAACAGCCGAAAAATATGGAGTAACAGACCGAACCGATCCGGAAATGAGTATGGAAGGCGGAACCAAAGTTTTGCAGGTGTTATGGGATCGGTTTATTGATATTCCCGATTCTGTTCAGCGAATTAAATTTACGATGGCTGCTTATAATTGCGGCTACAGCCATGTAATAGATGCCCGCGTACTGGCCGAAGAGGAAGGTATCGACAGTTACCGTTGGGACGAATGTGTAGAAGAATCGATGTTAAAGCTCAGTTACCCCGAGAATTACAATAAACCGTTTATCAAGTACGGCTATGTGCGGGGAATTGAGCCGGTTAGTTACGTAAAGCAAATATTTAGCCGTTACGAACATTACTGCCAACTGGTGGAATAA
- the fbaA gene encoding class II fructose-bisphosphate aldolase, which translates to MGKISENVKPGVVTGADVQFIFEEAKAQKFALPAVNVVGSSSVNAIMEAAKLVNAPVIIQFSNGGAAFNAGKGLKLDGQEAQVLGAVAGAKHIHTLAEAYGVRVILHTDHAAKKLLPWIDGLLDASEKHFAETGKPLFSSHMLDLSEEPLEENIEISKKYLERMAKMGMTLEIELGITGGEEDGVDNSDVDASKLYTQPEEVCYAYEELSKVSPNFTIAASFGNVHGVYKPGNVKLTPKILDNSQKYIQEKLSTGEKPVNFVFHGGSGSSLEEIREAIDYGVIKMNIDTDTQWAYWDGVRAFEAANRDYLQGQIGNPDGDDKPNKKFYDPRVWVRKAEEAMIARLKKAFEDLNAIDVQ; encoded by the coding sequence ATGGGAAAAATATCCGAAAACGTTAAGCCGGGAGTTGTAACCGGTGCTGACGTACAATTTATTTTTGAAGAAGCTAAAGCCCAAAAATTTGCCTTGCCGGCAGTAAATGTTGTAGGTTCTTCTTCTGTTAATGCCATTATGGAAGCTGCCAAGCTGGTGAACGCACCGGTTATTATTCAGTTTTCGAATGGTGGTGCTGCTTTTAATGCAGGTAAAGGTTTAAAACTCGACGGACAGGAAGCCCAGGTTTTGGGTGCTGTTGCCGGAGCAAAACACATTCACACACTTGCTGAAGCTTATGGTGTTAGAGTAATTTTACATACCGACCACGCAGCAAAAAAACTATTACCATGGATTGATGGCTTACTTGATGCCAGCGAAAAACATTTTGCCGAAACAGGTAAACCTTTGTTTAGCTCGCACATGCTTGATTTAAGCGAAGAGCCTCTTGAAGAAAATATTGAAATCAGTAAAAAATACCTGGAGCGCATGGCTAAAATGGGTATGACACTGGAAATTGAATTAGGTATTACCGGAGGAGAAGAAGATGGTGTTGACAACAGCGATGTAGATGCATCTAAACTTTATACTCAGCCAGAAGAAGTATGTTATGCTTACGAAGAGCTGAGCAAAGTATCGCCTAACTTTACCATTGCGGCTTCGTTTGGTAATGTGCATGGTGTATACAAGCCAGGTAACGTAAAACTTACTCCAAAAATCCTTGACAACTCGCAAAAGTACATTCAGGAAAAATTAAGCACCGGTGAAAAACCAGTAAATTTTGTATTCCACGGTGGTTCTGGTTCATCTCTTGAAGAAATTCGCGAAGCAATCGATTACGGTGTAATCAAAATGAATATCGACACTGATACACAATGGGCGTACTGGGATGGTGTTCGTGCTTTTGAGGCAGCCAACCGCGATTATTTGCAAGGCCAGATTGGTAACCCTGACGGGGACGACAAGCCAAACAAGAAATTTTACGATCCACGAGTTTGGGTACGTAAAGCTGAAGAAGCAATGATTGCCCGTTTGAAAAAGGCATTTGAAGATTTAAATGCTATTGACGTACAATAG
- a CDS encoding two-component regulator propeller domain-containing protein has product MIVKRGKISISGLLVLILLLVNTISAQPRYLQLKQFTSEDGLSSSTITCISQDFKGFIWIGTRNGLNRFDGNTFKIYKADNEANALNTLSDNLVLDICFDVDNRLYVGTMKGLSLYQPQFDHFHNYQSDSSSCLYNVNFQARSVTAAKDGTLYIASTIGVICFNPKQNTYSCYNEENGLCNSVIDKVFLANDNRLWIGTASGLDVLNIKTGELKHVGKGLDGTDYSSGRFHDIIADQKGVIWASSYTKGLFRVALNDEGEECLQNFKHEPGNSNSISANRLMCIEVDKSNNIWVGAENDGVYCLNPNRNRFKHYLSAKTDPFLTKTYSGECLFFDRSDNFWLGTFANGLNLAPKNSGSIVAFSKFKGGNLSNTNNMVNAFYQQSDSLIWVATDGGGINILNKNTGYFRCISTENSDLPNNYILSIDEGKNGEIWMSTWGSGLVCYRPEDNSYTVYDKTNSSIPDNNLFDVCVTDNGALLIATFSSGLAYFEPYKNTWKVYDPGNSKLAVRYINAVKKLDNQTFVIGTNAGVFLFNTKSETITNLAETKQINSLGKAHVYDVFVESKTSVWAATLSGLVHFNPKTGDNKTFTVKHGLPNNSINGVLKDKNGLLWFSTLGGVCSYNLSTETIEIYNKHDGLQSNEFRPRSLLSDSNGHLYFGGINGFSIVYPEKLKKNSQAPVVSFTGFEIFNKPVLPNTLHSPLQRIISEEDELRIPASKSVLTFHFGVLDYAGIGKTQHAYKLENFDKEWTYCGTRRQVTYTNLDPGKYVLRVKGANSDGVWNEEGVALTITIIPPWWKTLWFMFLILILFIGIFLFVNHLRIASLEQQKQKLEIAVKQRTKELAEINTTKDKLFAVIAHDLRNPFNVILGYTDVLIEGYKKFDQRMMDQILDNLKTAGDSAFALLENLMNWSRSQRGVIEFLPKQVLLSDFVETALMEIEALSKKKNIALINCIESKNANLYIDFNMVLLVFRNLLTNAVKFSNSGGKIYLVEGAVSNNFITLGIKDEGIGIDPERRQFIFQPGKQETTPGTKGEKGSGLGLMLCKEFVEKHSGEIWVESTPGEGAVFWLTLPLYENYIEKKETPA; this is encoded by the coding sequence ATGATAGTAAAACGGGGGAAAATAAGCATTTCTGGTCTGCTTGTGTTAATCCTTTTATTGGTTAATACTATTTCTGCTCAGCCCAGGTATTTGCAACTCAAACAATTTACTTCTGAAGATGGTTTGTCGTCTTCAACTATTACGTGTATTAGCCAGGATTTTAAGGGCTTTATCTGGATTGGCACCCGAAACGGATTAAACCGGTTCGACGGTAACACGTTTAAAATTTATAAAGCAGATAACGAGGCTAATGCATTAAACACTTTGTCTGATAATCTGGTGCTTGATATTTGTTTCGACGTGGACAATCGTTTGTATGTGGGCACCATGAAAGGCTTATCTTTGTACCAGCCTCAATTCGATCATTTTCATAATTACCAGTCAGATTCAAGCTCGTGTTTGTACAATGTTAATTTTCAGGCCCGTTCTGTGACGGCTGCTAAAGATGGTACGCTTTACATTGCCTCTACCATTGGAGTTATTTGTTTTAATCCAAAACAGAATACTTATTCTTGTTATAATGAGGAGAATGGTTTATGTAATTCTGTAATTGATAAGGTTTTTTTAGCCAACGATAATCGCCTCTGGATTGGAACGGCAAGTGGGTTGGATGTTTTGAATATCAAAACCGGTGAATTAAAACATGTAGGCAAAGGCCTGGATGGGACAGATTATTCTTCCGGTAGATTTCATGATATTATTGCCGATCAGAAAGGAGTTATTTGGGCAAGCAGTTATACAAAAGGCCTGTTTCGGGTAGCTTTAAACGACGAAGGGGAAGAATGCCTGCAAAATTTTAAACATGAGCCGGGCAATTCGAACTCCATTTCTGCTAACCGACTGATGTGCATCGAGGTGGACAAAAGCAATAATATTTGGGTTGGAGCAGAAAACGACGGAGTTTATTGTTTAAATCCAAACAGAAACCGCTTTAAGCATTACCTGTCGGCTAAAACCGATCCGTTTCTCACAAAAACATATTCAGGAGAGTGCCTGTTTTTCGACCGTTCGGATAATTTCTGGCTAGGAACTTTTGCCAACGGCCTTAATTTGGCACCCAAAAATAGTGGATCAATTGTGGCATTTAGCAAATTTAAAGGTGGCAATTTAAGCAATACCAACAATATGGTAAATGCATTTTACCAACAAAGCGACAGCTTAATTTGGGTGGCAACCGATGGTGGTGGAATAAATATTCTAAATAAAAATACAGGCTATTTTCGCTGCATAAGTACCGAAAACTCCGATTTGCCAAACAATTATATTCTATCCATCGACGAAGGCAAAAATGGAGAAATATGGATGTCAACTTGGGGCTCAGGATTGGTTTGCTATCGTCCTGAAGACAACAGTTATACCGTTTATGATAAAACGAATTCTTCCATTCCCGACAATAATCTGTTTGATGTTTGTGTAACCGATAACGGAGCCTTGCTTATTGCAACATTTAGTTCGGGGCTTGCTTATTTCGAGCCCTATAAAAATACATGGAAAGTGTATGATCCCGGCAACAGCAAGTTGGCAGTGCGTTACATCAATGCGGTCAAAAAACTCGATAACCAAACGTTTGTTATTGGTACAAATGCCGGTGTGTTTCTTTTTAATACTAAAAGCGAAACAATAACAAACCTTGCTGAAACAAAACAGATTAATAGCCTTGGTAAGGCTCATGTTTACGATGTGTTTGTTGAAAGCAAAACATCGGTATGGGCGGCAACGCTTTCCGGCTTAGTTCATTTTAACCCGAAAACAGGTGATAACAAAACATTTACCGTAAAACACGGCTTGCCTAATAATTCGATAAACGGAGTTTTAAAAGATAAAAATGGCTTGTTGTGGTTTTCAACCTTAGGTGGTGTTTGTTCTTATAATTTGAGTACCGAAACCATTGAAATATACAACAAGCACGATGGATTGCAAAGCAATGAATTTCGGCCGCGTAGTTTGTTAAGTGATAGCAACGGACATTTATACTTTGGCGGAATCAATGGTTTCAGTATTGTTTATCCTGAAAAACTTAAAAAGAACAGTCAGGCACCGGTTGTAAGTTTCACCGGTTTTGAAATTTTTAATAAACCTGTTTTACCCAATACGCTCCATTCTCCTTTACAGCGAATAATTTCGGAAGAAGACGAGCTAAGGATTCCGGCCAGTAAATCGGTTCTTACGTTTCATTTTGGCGTGTTAGACTATGCCGGTATAGGAAAAACCCAGCACGCCTATAAGCTCGAGAATTTTGATAAAGAATGGACCTATTGTGGAACACGCAGGCAGGTAACATACACCAATCTCGATCCGGGGAAATATGTGTTAAGGGTAAAAGGTGCCAACAGCGATGGAGTTTGGAATGAAGAAGGAGTGGCATTGACTATTACAATTATTCCGCCCTGGTGGAAAACATTATGGTTTATGTTTCTCATTTTAATTTTGTTTATCGGTATTTTTCTCTTTGTTAATCATTTAAGAATTGCATCGCTTGAGCAACAAAAGCAAAAACTGGAAATAGCTGTAAAACAACGCACCAAAGAATTGGCAGAAATTAATACAACAAAAGATAAATTGTTTGCAGTAATTGCACATGATCTTCGCAATCCGTTTAATGTAATTCTTGGTTATACCGATGTGTTAATTGAAGGGTATAAGAAGTTTGACCAGCGGATGATGGATCAGATTCTTGATAATCTGAAAACTGCCGGAGACAGTGCTTTTGCCCTACTCGAGAACCTGATGAATTGGTCAAGATCGCAACGGGGTGTCATTGAATTTTTACCAAAACAGGTACTGTTGAGCGATTTTGTTGAAACAGCATTAATGGAAATTGAAGCTCTATCGAAAAAGAAAAATATTGCCCTTATCAATTGCATTGAGTCTAAAAATGCCAACTTGTATATCGATTTTAATATGGTGTTGTTAGTTTTTCGGAATTTGCTTACCAATGCGGTGAAATTCAGTAATTCAGGAGGAAAAATTTATTTGGTAGAAGGGGCTGTAAGTAATAACTTTATTACCCTTGGAATAAAGGACGAAGGCATTGGTATTGATCCGGAAAGGAGGCAGTTTATTTTTCAACCCGGAAAACAGGAAACTACTCCCGGAACTAAAGGCGAAAAAGGCAGCGGTTTGGGCCTTATGCTTTGCAAAGAGTTTGTTGAAAAGCATAGTGGTGAGATATGGGTGGAAAGTACACCCGGCGAGGGAGCTGTTTTTTGGCTTACCCTGCCATTATATGAAAATTATATTGAAAAAAAAGAGACACCTGCCTAA
- a CDS encoding class II fructose-bisphosphate aldolase, with amino-acid sequence MAVSYKDLGLVNSKELFAKAVEGGYAIPAYNFNNLEQLQAILQACVETKSPVILQVSSGARKYANATLLRNMARGAVEYVKELGCEIPIVLHLDHGDTFELCKDCIDSGFSSVMIDGSHHPYEENVALTKKVVEYAHANGVTVEGELGVLAGVEDDVVAEESTYTRPEEVEDFVKRTGVDSLAISIGTSHGAHKFTPEQCTLNEEGVLVPPPLKFEILEEIERRIPGFPIVLHGSSSVPMEQVNIINENGGDLKAAVGIPEEQLRKAAASAVCKINIDSDGRLAMTAAIRKTMKENPAEFDPRKYLGPARDSLKELYKHKNENVLGSAGKA; translated from the coding sequence ATGGCAGTAAGTTACAAAGACTTAGGATTGGTGAACAGTAAGGAGCTGTTTGCTAAAGCAGTTGAAGGCGGATATGCTATTCCTGCATATAACTTTAATAACCTGGAACAATTGCAGGCAATACTTCAGGCTTGCGTTGAAACAAAATCTCCGGTAATTCTTCAGGTATCTTCCGGCGCTCGTAAATATGCCAACGCTACTTTATTGCGTAACATGGCACGCGGAGCTGTTGAATATGTAAAAGAACTGGGTTGCGAAATTCCAATTGTTCTTCACCTCGACCATGGCGATACTTTTGAACTGTGTAAAGATTGTATCGACAGCGGATTCTCTTCAGTAATGATTGACGGTTCGCACCATCCGTATGAAGAAAACGTAGCTTTAACCAAAAAAGTGGTGGAGTATGCGCATGCAAACGGTGTAACTGTTGAAGGCGAGTTGGGTGTTTTAGCCGGGGTTGAAGATGATGTTGTTGCTGAAGAGTCGACTTATACTCGTCCGGAAGAAGTGGAGGATTTTGTTAAACGTACCGGCGTTGATTCATTAGCTATTTCAATAGGAACATCGCACGGAGCACATAAGTTTACGCCCGAGCAGTGTACCTTAAATGAAGAAGGCGTACTTGTTCCTCCCCCATTAAAATTTGAGATTCTTGAGGAAATTGAAAGACGTATTCCCGGATTCCCTATCGTGTTGCATGGCTCTTCTTCTGTTCCGATGGAACAGGTTAATATTATTAACGAAAACGGTGGCGACTTAAAAGCGGCAGTTGGTATTCCTGAGGAGCAGTTGCGTAAAGCTGCAGCATCAGCCGTATGTAAAATAAATATCGATTCAGATGGTCGTTTGGCAATGACAGCTGCCATTCGAAAAACGATGAAGGAAAATCCGGCAGAGTTTGATCCAAGAAAATACTTAGGACCAGCGCGCGATTCGTTAAAAGAATTGTACAAACACAAAAACGAAAACGTGTTGGGTTCGGCAGGAAAAGCTTAA
- a CDS encoding 4Fe-4S binding protein: MIREIIKIDEELCNGCGVCVPNCHEGALQIIDGKARLVSELMCDGLGACIGHCPEGAITIEEREADAYDEIATISQMVKQGKATMFAHLKHLQDHNESGYLKQALGFIKANADAMPFEISEVHALLNGTNEAGEKQACGTGGGCPGSAPMSFDAGGLKMAAPAAETPSALTQWPVQMHLINPAASYFQGADLLVAADCAGFAHGNFHNDFIKGRKMVIACPKLDNSTDTYIYKLLQLIEEAKVNTITVVIMEVPCCGGLSHMVSRATQMASRKVPVKEVVIGIKGDVISEEWL; encoded by the coding sequence ATGATACGTGAGATTATAAAAATAGACGAAGAATTATGCAACGGCTGCGGAGTTTGTGTACCCAACTGCCATGAAGGAGCACTGCAGATTATCGACGGCAAAGCACGCCTGGTAAGCGAATTAATGTGCGACGGGCTGGGAGCCTGCATTGGCCATTGCCCCGAAGGCGCTATTACCATTGAAGAACGCGAAGCAGATGCCTACGACGAAATTGCCACCATTTCACAAATGGTAAAACAAGGCAAAGCCACCATGTTTGCGCATTTAAAGCATTTGCAAGACCATAACGAAAGCGGCTATTTAAAACAGGCACTTGGATTTATTAAAGCAAACGCCGATGCCATGCCTTTTGAGATTAGCGAAGTTCATGCTTTGTTAAACGGCACAAACGAAGCCGGCGAAAAGCAGGCGTGTGGCACCGGTGGTGGTTGCCCGGGATCGGCACCAATGAGTTTTGATGCCGGCGGATTAAAAATGGCAGCGCCCGCAGCCGAAACACCATCGGCTCTTACCCAATGGCCGGTACAAATGCACCTGATTAACCCGGCAGCAAGTTATTTCCAGGGCGCCGATCTGTTGGTTGCTGCCGATTGTGCAGGTTTTGCTCATGGTAATTTTCATAACGATTTTATAAAAGGACGTAAAATGGTTATTGCCTGCCCAAAACTCGACAACAGCACCGATACCTACATTTATAAACTTTTACAGCTGATTGAAGAAGCCAAAGTAAACACCATTACTGTAGTAATTATGGAAGTTCCGTGTTGTGGCGGCCTATCGCACATGGTATCGCGGGCTACCCAAATGGCCTCACGCAAGGTGCCCGTAAAAGAAGTGGTAATTGGAATTAAGGGCGATGTGATTAGCGAAGAGTGGTTGTAA